In one window of Chitinophagaceae bacterium DNA:
- a CDS encoding homoserine kinase, whose amino-acid sequence MKNKITAFAPASVANLNCGFDILGLAIQEPGDEVTVSINNQKKVRITSIKGDNNRLPYNPAENTAGVSILSLLEELKEKKIFDGGIDIEIVKKMPFGSGLGSSSASAVAGAVAVNTLLNNPLSKEDLLKHAMAGEKAASGQEHADNVAPSLLGGIILIRQYNPLKTLSLPIPPHLTIAIIYPHIEIKTEYARKMLPSAIPMNKMIAHTAHSATFVAALYNNDLTMLSESMKDIIVEPVRSKLIPCFDTIKNIAYNFSDVISFGISGSGPSLFFLFKNKTQIETITEKVQSLFTQNNIQSTLYISHINKEGAKIL is encoded by the coding sequence ATGAAAAATAAAATTACGGCTTTTGCTCCTGCTTCCGTAGCAAATCTGAACTGTGGTTTTGATATTTTGGGATTAGCAATACAAGAACCCGGAGACGAAGTTACCGTATCTATCAATAACCAAAAAAAAGTTCGTATTACCTCTATAAAAGGAGATAATAATCGACTTCCTTATAACCCCGCAGAAAACACAGCAGGAGTAAGTATCTTATCTCTTTTAGAAGAACTCAAAGAAAAAAAAATATTTGATGGAGGAATAGATATAGAAATAGTAAAAAAAATGCCCTTTGGAAGTGGTTTAGGATCCAGCTCCGCAAGTGCGGTTGCAGGAGCAGTAGCGGTAAATACCCTTTTAAATAATCCTCTCTCCAAAGAAGATTTATTGAAACACGCAATGGCAGGAGAAAAAGCAGCAAGCGGACAAGAACATGCAGACAACGTTGCCCCTTCTTTACTCGGAGGTATTATACTCATCAGACAATACAATCCTCTGAAAACCCTCTCCCTTCCAATCCCTCCCCATCTCACCATCGCAATTATTTACCCTCATATAGAAATAAAAACAGAATACGCGAGAAAAATGCTACCTTCTGCAATACCAATGAACAAAATGATAGCCCATACCGCACATTCCGCTACTTTTGTAGCCGCTCTCTATAATAATGACCTCACAATGCTCTCCGAATCTATGAAAGATATTATTGTAGAACCCGTTCGTTCTAAACTTATCCCTTGTTTTGATACCATAAAAAATATTGCTTATAATTTTTCTGATGTTATTTCTTTTGGTATCTCAGGGTCAGGACCATCTCTCTTTTTTTTATTCAAAAATAAAACCCAAATAGAGACCATTACTGAAAAAGTCCAATCTCTTTTCACTCAAAATAATATCCAATCTACTCTTTACATCTCTCATATAAATAAAGAAGGAGCAAAGATACTTTGA
- a CDS encoding HU family DNA-binding protein: protein MNKSDLVDYIAPKAGVTKNQAAQVIDAFVDGIAEALAKNDRVLLVGFGTFSVSKREARVGRNPQTGKPLNIEAKNVVRFKVGKKLSDACS from the coding sequence TACATCGCTCCAAAGGCGGGGGTGACAAAAAACCAAGCAGCACAGGTAATAGATGCTTTTGTAGATGGAATAGCCGAAGCATTAGCAAAAAATGATAGGGTGCTTCTCGTAGGTTTTGGGACGTTTAGTGTATCTAAGAGAGAAGCAAGAGTAGGGAGAAATCCCCAAACGGGAAAACCTCTTAATATAGAAGCGAAAAATGTAGTGAGGTTCAAAGTTGGTAAAAAACTCAGTGATGCTTGTAGTTAA